The DNA window CCGTTGTTCGTTGATCGCGATCTTCTCCTCGGCCGCGGCGATCAGATCCACCCCAAGCCGTTCGGACAGACGGATCAGATACAGCAGAATATCCGCCAGTTCATGGGCCACCCGCCGCTTTTTTTCGTCCTCCAGCGCGGCGCTCTGCGCCTCCGTGAGCCACTGAAAATGCTCCAGCAACTCGCCGGCCTCCCCGGCGAGCGCCATGGCGAGGTTCTTAGGCGAATGAAACTGTTCCCAGTCGCGCTCGCGGGCGAACTGGAGCAGACGGGCGTTGAGCTGGTGGAGACTATCGGGCATTAAATTGCGTCCTGAGTGATAGATGACGTTTGAGCGATAGGCAGCCTCTCCGGCAACCCAAAGAGCCGGTGCTAGACGCGATTTAATATATTGAAATTCAATAATTTAAATCGCATTTGTCAGGATTGCCCTTGATTGATCCGAGGTCGTACTCATTCGAAAACAGCGCATTCATGCTGGATGCGGGTTAGAACTCTCCGAAATATCCTGGCTCTGCCGCCATTTTTCCAATGTTTCCGATGTCTCTGAAACGAGTTGACGAAATTGAGATTCTCGGGCGGTATCGTCATCCTCAGACGCACCCAACCGCTCCCGCCCGCGCGCAATCGCCGCGCGCACCTGGGCCGGGGCCGTGCCGCCGAGGTGATCGCGCGCCGCGACCGAACCCTCCAGCGTCAACACCGCAAAGACCTCCTCGCCGATGGCGTCCGAGAACTGGCGCAGTTCGGCCAGCGTCAGTTCGGCCAGATCGCGCCCCTCGCGCACGCCGAGCGCGACCGCCTTGCCGACGATTTCATGGGCGTCGCGAAAGGGAATGCCCCGGCGGACCAAATAATCGGCCAGATCGGTGGCGGTGCTGAAGCCCTGTTTGGCGGCGGCGCGCATCCGCTCGCGGTTGCAGGTCAGGTTGCCCATCATGTCCGCGTAGACCTTGAGCGAACCCTTGAGGTTGTCGACGGTGTCGAACAGCGGTTCCTTGTCTTCCTGATTGTCCTTGTTGTAGGCCAACGGCTGGCCTTTCATCAGGGTCAACAGCCCCATCAGATGACCGAAGACGCGTCCGCTCTTGCCGCGGACCAGTTCGGGCACGTCCGGGTTTTTCTTCTGCGGCATGATCGAGGAGCCGGTACAGAAGCTGTCCGCAAGCTCGACGAAGCCGAACTGAGCCGAGGACCAGAGGATAAGTTCCTCCGAAAAGCGCGACAGATGCATCATGAGGATGGCGGCGTCGGCGGCGAATTCGATGGCGAAGTCGCGATCCGAGACGGCATCGAGCGAGTTTTCGGCCGGGCGGTCGAAGCCAAGCAGTTCGGCGGTGTAGTGGCGATCGATGGGATAGGTCGTCCCGGCCAGGGCGGCGGCGCCGAGCGGCATCACATTCATCCGCCGGCGGCAGTCGGCGAGGCGCTCGCGGTCGCGCTCCAGCATCTCGAACCAGGCCAGCAGGTGATGACCGAAGGTGATGGGCTGGGCGACCTGAAGATGGGTGAAGCCGGGCAGGATGGTGTCGACCTCGCGTTCGGCCAGATCGAGCAGCGCCTGCTGGAGCCGCAGGATGGCGGCGCGGATGGCGTCGATCTCGTCGCGCAGCCAGAGCCGCACGTCGGTGGCGACCTGATCGTTGCGCGAGCGCCCGGTGTGCAGCTTCTTGCCGGCCTCGCCGATGTCGGCGGTGAGCGCGGACTCCACGTTCATGTGAACATCCTCCAACGGGATCGACCAGACAAATTCGCCGGC is part of the Thiocystis violascens DSM 198 genome and encodes:
- the argH gene encoding argininosuccinate lyase, with the translated sequence MNEPNPSAKPWAGRFNAPTDAFVEAFTASVDFDRRLYRYDIQGSIAHATMLSRQGILTATERDAIVSGLEAVRARIDAGEFVWSIPLEDVHMNVESALTADIGEAGKKLHTGRSRNDQVATDVRLWLRDEIDAIRAAILRLQQALLDLAEREVDTILPGFTHLQVAQPITFGHHLLAWFEMLERDRERLADCRRRMNVMPLGAAALAGTTYPIDRHYTAELLGFDRPAENSLDAVSDRDFAIEFAADAAILMMHLSRFSEELILWSSAQFGFVELADSFCTGSSIMPQKKNPDVPELVRGKSGRVFGHLMGLLTLMKGQPLAYNKDNQEDKEPLFDTVDNLKGSLKVYADMMGNLTCNRERMRAAAKQGFSTATDLADYLVRRGIPFRDAHEIVGKAVALGVREGRDLAELTLAELRQFSDAIGEEVFAVLTLEGSVAARDHLGGTAPAQVRAAIARGRERLGASEDDDTARESQFRQLVSETSETLEKWRQSQDISESSNPHPA
- a CDS encoding nucleotide pyrophosphohydrolase, with product MPDSLHQLNARLLQFARERDWEQFHSPKNLAMALAGEAGELLEHFQWLTEAQSAALEDEKKRRVAHELADILLYLIRLSERLGVDLIAAAEEKIAINEQRYPAEKVRGDARRAEEYPE